One genomic segment of Mycolicibacterium psychrotolerans includes these proteins:
- a CDS encoding helix-turn-helix domain-containing protein — MASADDHVPLLRNKSGTARERDPAEPVDELEIESAIGRNVRLLRLQQGLTVAETAARVGISKAMMSKIENAQTSCSLSTLALLAKGFDVPVTSLFRGADVERPAAFVRSGTGARIVREGTREGHEYELLGSLRGEHKRLECLQVTLSEKSQTYPLFQHPGTEFIYMLEGVMDYSHSRSVYRLHPGDSLQFDGEGAHGPVDLVEVPIRFLSVIAFPDSQV, encoded by the coding sequence GTGGCCTCCGCTGACGATCACGTGCCGCTGCTGCGCAACAAGTCGGGCACGGCCCGGGAACGCGACCCCGCGGAGCCCGTCGACGAACTGGAGATCGAGTCCGCCATCGGGCGCAACGTGCGGTTGCTGCGACTGCAGCAGGGCCTCACGGTCGCCGAGACGGCGGCCCGCGTCGGCATCTCCAAAGCGATGATGAGCAAGATCGAGAACGCCCAGACCTCGTGCAGCCTGTCCACGCTGGCGCTGCTGGCCAAGGGCTTCGACGTGCCGGTGACCAGCCTGTTCCGCGGCGCGGACGTGGAGCGGCCTGCAGCGTTCGTGAGGTCGGGCACCGGGGCGCGGATCGTGCGGGAGGGCACCCGCGAGGGCCACGAGTACGAACTGCTCGGCTCGCTGCGCGGCGAGCACAAGCGGCTGGAATGCCTGCAGGTCACGCTGTCGGAGAAGAGCCAGACCTATCCGCTGTTCCAGCATCCGGGCACCGAGTTCATCTACATGCTCGAAGGCGTCATGGACTACAGCCACAGCCGCTCGGTGTACCGGCTGCACCCCGGCGACTCGCTGCAGTTCGACGGCGAGGGCGCCCACGGGCCGGTCGATCTGGTGGAGGTGCCCATCCGGTTCCTGTCGGTGATCGCGTTCCCCGACTCCCAGGTCTGA
- a CDS encoding type 1 glutamine amidotransferase: protein MAESAVRIGLVLPDVMGTYGDGGNSVVLRQRLRLRGIDAEIVEITLDDPVPGELDLYTLGGAEDYAQRLATKHLIRYPGLQQAVSRGAPVLAICAAIQVLGHWYETSAGERVAGVGLLDVTTSPQVERTIGEVASTPLIDGLTQRLTGFENHRGGTDLGADARPLAAVTKGAGNRAGGGVDGAVQGSVVATYLHGCCLARNPELADYLLAKVVGPLAPLDLPEVDQLRRERLAAPRRV from the coding sequence ATGGCTGAATCGGCGGTGCGGATCGGGCTGGTGTTGCCCGACGTGATGGGCACCTACGGCGACGGCGGCAACTCCGTGGTGCTGCGACAGCGGTTGCGGCTGCGGGGAATCGACGCGGAGATCGTCGAGATCACGCTGGACGATCCGGTGCCCGGCGAGCTCGATCTGTACACGCTCGGCGGCGCGGAGGACTACGCGCAGCGGCTCGCGACCAAGCATCTGATCCGCTATCCCGGTTTGCAGCAGGCGGTGTCGCGGGGCGCGCCGGTGCTGGCGATCTGCGCAGCGATCCAGGTGCTCGGCCACTGGTACGAGACGTCGGCGGGCGAGCGCGTCGCCGGCGTCGGGCTGCTGGACGTGACCACGTCCCCGCAGGTCGAGCGGACCATCGGGGAGGTGGCGTCGACGCCGTTGATCGACGGTCTCACCCAGCGACTCACCGGGTTCGAGAACCACCGCGGCGGAACCGATCTGGGCGCCGACGCGCGGCCACTGGCCGCCGTGACCAAGGGCGCGGGCAACCGGGCCGGCGGCGGCGTCGACGGCGCGGTGCAGGGCAGCGTCGTCGCCACCTATCTGCACGGCTGCTGCCTGGCGCGCAACCCGGAACTCGCCGACTACCTGCTCGCCAAGGTGGTGGGACCCCTTGCGCCACTGGATCTTCCGGAGGTCGACCAGCTGCGGCGGGAGCGGCTGGCCGCGCCGCGACGGGTCTAG
- a CDS encoding Mur ligase family protein: MVTRGGQERSDRGVSVRGRVALAAGAGARWASRVTGRGAGAMIGGLVAMTLDRTILGQLGQGRRTVVVTGTNGKSTTTRMTAAALATLGPVATNAEGANMDAGLVAALAAAPDATLAALEVDEMHVPHVSDAVCPSVIVLLNLSRDQLDRVGEINHIERTLRAGLARHPAAVVVANCDDVLMTSAAYDSPHVVWVAAGGGWASDSVSCPRSGEVIVRDGAHWHSTGTDFARPEPDWWFDDTHVHGPDGLSLPMALTLPGTVNRGNATQAVAAAVTLGADPAVAVAAVSAVDEVAGRYRTVPVGSAHTARILLAKNPAGWQEALSMVDRDAAGVVISVNGQVPDGEDLSWLWDVKFEHFETVPVVAAGERGTDLAVRLGYAGVGHTLVHDTMAAIRSCPPGHVEVLANYTAFLHLNRALG, translated from the coding sequence ATGGTCACCCGCGGAGGGCAGGAGCGAAGCGACCGGGGAGTCTCGGTCCGCGGACGAGTCGCGCTTGCCGCAGGCGCCGGCGCGCGGTGGGCGTCCCGGGTCACGGGCCGGGGCGCGGGCGCGATGATCGGCGGGCTGGTGGCGATGACGCTGGACCGCACGATCCTCGGCCAGCTCGGTCAGGGCCGTCGCACCGTCGTCGTCACCGGCACCAACGGCAAGTCCACCACCACGCGGATGACCGCGGCCGCGCTGGCCACCCTGGGCCCCGTCGCCACGAATGCCGAGGGCGCCAACATGGACGCCGGTCTGGTGGCCGCGCTGGCCGCCGCGCCGGATGCGACGCTGGCCGCCCTCGAGGTCGACGAGATGCACGTGCCGCATGTCAGCGATGCGGTCTGCCCGTCGGTGATCGTGCTGCTGAACCTCTCGCGTGACCAGCTGGACCGGGTGGGTGAGATCAACCACATCGAGCGGACCCTGCGCGCCGGGTTGGCCCGTCATCCCGCCGCGGTGGTGGTCGCCAACTGCGACGACGTGCTGATGACATCGGCGGCGTATGACAGCCCACACGTGGTCTGGGTAGCAGCCGGCGGCGGCTGGGCCAGCGACTCGGTGAGCTGCCCGCGCTCGGGCGAGGTGATCGTGCGCGACGGCGCCCACTGGCACTCGACCGGCACCGATTTCGCGCGCCCGGAACCCGACTGGTGGTTCGACGACACCCACGTCCACGGTCCCGACGGGCTGTCGCTGCCGATGGCGCTCACCCTGCCCGGCACGGTCAACCGGGGCAACGCGACGCAGGCGGTGGCCGCGGCGGTGACGCTGGGCGCCGACCCGGCCGTCGCGGTGGCGGCCGTGTCAGCCGTCGACGAGGTCGCCGGCCGCTACCGGACCGTCCCGGTCGGGTCGGCGCACACCGCGCGGATCCTGCTGGCCAAGAACCCGGCCGGATGGCAGGAGGCGCTGTCCATGGTGGACCGGGACGCCGCGGGGGTGGTGATCTCGGTCAACGGCCAGGTGCCAGACGGTGAAGACCTCTCGTGGTTGTGGGACGTCAAGTTCGAACACTTCGAGACGGTTCCGGTGGTGGCCGCCGGGGAACGCGGCACCGATCTGGCCGTGCGCCTCGGGTACGCCGGCGTCGGCCACACCCTGGTGCACGACACGATGGCCGCGATCCGGTCATGCCCACCGGGACACGTCGAGGTGCTGGCCAACTACACGGCCTTCCTGCACCTGAATCGGGCCCTGGGATGA
- a CDS encoding NAD(P)/FAD-dependent oxidoreductase: MSTADVVIVGGGIEGCAAAWALAERGVTDVVVVERHTVGSGMTGKSSGIVRCHYGVTSLAAMATVGLEVFEHAADLFGTDIGFRQTGYVVGVGEPNVYALRKSLAAQRAVGVDTEEIDHTEVAKMWPFADLTPFAAFGWEARGGYGDAYQTAQALAISARGAGVSIRQGCAATGFTVRGDRVTGVALADGTEISAGTVVAATGVWTPALLAPHGVDVPIRVVREQIVMIDPGVPTGPVPVFSDLVSLQYVRPEVGGDILFGNSDLADARTADPDDYLNRATEEFVDITVDKVGTRFPGFPDAAITGSYAGCYDVTPDWNPVISRTPLDGLVVAAGFSGHGFKIAPAVGRLVADIVVDGHSRDPRIPASDFRLSRFAEGDPLTTPHPYVGAGEMR, translated from the coding sequence ATGAGCACCGCCGACGTCGTCATCGTCGGCGGCGGCATCGAGGGATGCGCCGCCGCCTGGGCGCTGGCCGAGCGCGGGGTGACCGACGTCGTCGTGGTGGAACGCCACACGGTCGGCTCCGGCATGACCGGCAAGAGCAGCGGCATCGTGCGCTGCCATTACGGGGTCACCTCGCTGGCCGCGATGGCCACCGTCGGGCTGGAGGTCTTCGAGCACGCCGCCGACCTCTTCGGCACCGACATCGGGTTCCGGCAGACCGGCTACGTCGTCGGTGTCGGCGAACCGAACGTGTACGCGCTGCGCAAGAGCCTCGCCGCCCAGCGCGCCGTCGGGGTGGACACCGAGGAGATCGACCACACCGAGGTCGCGAAGATGTGGCCGTTCGCCGACCTGACCCCGTTCGCGGCGTTCGGGTGGGAGGCCCGCGGCGGGTACGGGGACGCCTACCAGACCGCGCAGGCGTTGGCGATCTCCGCGCGCGGTGCCGGTGTCTCGATCCGACAAGGTTGCGCGGCAACGGGATTCACGGTTCGCGGCGACCGGGTGACCGGCGTGGCGCTGGCCGACGGCACCGAGATCTCGGCGGGCACCGTCGTCGCCGCGACGGGGGTGTGGACGCCCGCATTGCTCGCGCCGCACGGCGTCGACGTGCCGATCAGGGTGGTGCGCGAGCAGATCGTGATGATCGACCCCGGCGTTCCCACCGGCCCGGTGCCCGTGTTCTCCGATCTGGTGTCGCTGCAGTACGTCCGGCCCGAGGTGGGCGGTGACATCCTGTTCGGCAACAGCGATCTCGCCGATGCGCGCACCGCCGACCCGGACGACTACCTCAACCGGGCCACCGAGGAGTTCGTCGACATCACCGTCGACAAGGTCGGGACCCGGTTCCCCGGCTTCCCCGACGCGGCCATCACCGGCAGCTACGCGGGGTGCTACGACGTGACGCCGGACTGGAACCCGGTGATCTCGCGGACACCGCTCGACGGGCTGGTGGTCGCGGCCGGCTTCAGCGGTCACGGTTTCAAGATCGCACCGGCGGTCGGCAGGCTGGTCGCCGACATCGTCGTCGACGGTCACAGCCGCGACCCGCGCATCCCCGCGTCGGACTTCCGGCTCTCGCGCTTCGCCGAGGGCGATCCGCTGACCACGCCCCACCCGTACGTCGGCGCGGGCGAGATGCGCTAG
- a CDS encoding PLDc N-terminal domain-containing protein: MLDSFWSFLWSTIVIFAFIAYLMILFNILVDLFWRDHKTSGWIKAVWVIFLILVPYITALVYLIVRGTGMAERAREQALQAKKETEDYIRTAAGRSPAQEIADAKALLDGGAISQGEFDALKVKALH; encoded by the coding sequence ATGTTGGATTCGTTCTGGAGCTTCCTGTGGTCGACGATCGTCATCTTCGCGTTCATCGCGTACCTGATGATCCTGTTCAACATCCTGGTCGACCTGTTCTGGCGCGACCACAAGACGTCGGGCTGGATCAAGGCCGTCTGGGTGATCTTCCTGATCCTGGTGCCCTACATCACCGCGCTGGTGTACCTCATCGTGCGCGGCACCGGCATGGCTGAACGGGCCCGCGAGCAGGCTCTGCAGGCCAAGAAGGAGACCGAGGACTACATCCGGACCGCGGCCGGCCGCAGCCCGGCGCAGGAGATCGCCGACGCGAAGGCACTTCTCGACGGCGGGGCCATCAGCCAGGGGGAGTTCGATGCGCTGAAGGTGAAGGCTCTGCACTGA
- a CDS encoding DEDDh family exonuclease, which yields MSSTDARTWGRPADQAGAGWAVVDVETSGFRPGQARIVSVAALALSDDGNVEKSLYSLLNPGVDPGPTHVHGLTAEMLDGQPTFGDVVGDLIEVLRGRTLVAHNVGFDYAFLTAEAELVQAELPVETVMCTVELARRLALGLENLRLETLAAHWGVTQMRPHDALDDAMVLAQILKPVLVRAQEHRKWLPVHPVSRRTWPNGRVTHEELRPLKVVAARLPCRYANPGRFVAGRPLVQGMRVALATEVDHTHEELIERILRAGLAYTESVDAHTSLVVCDAGAPEQGKGFQAGDFGVPLMGSADFLRSLDIVVGGTAVEDFTDPDDAEDQLALF from the coding sequence GTGAGCTCAACCGACGCCAGAACCTGGGGCAGGCCCGCCGATCAGGCGGGCGCCGGGTGGGCGGTCGTCGACGTGGAGACCTCGGGGTTCCGGCCGGGGCAGGCCCGGATCGTGAGCGTCGCGGCGCTGGCTCTCAGCGACGACGGCAACGTGGAGAAGAGCCTGTACAGCCTGCTCAACCCGGGTGTGGACCCCGGCCCGACGCATGTGCACGGACTCACCGCCGAGATGCTGGACGGCCAGCCCACGTTCGGCGATGTGGTCGGGGATCTGATCGAAGTGCTGCGCGGCCGCACGCTGGTCGCCCACAACGTGGGCTTCGACTACGCGTTCCTGACGGCCGAAGCGGAGCTGGTGCAGGCCGAGCTGCCGGTGGAGACCGTGATGTGCACCGTCGAGCTCGCCCGTCGACTGGCGCTCGGTCTGGAGAATCTGCGGCTCGAGACGCTGGCCGCGCACTGGGGCGTCACGCAGATGCGGCCCCACGATGCGCTCGACGACGCGATGGTGCTCGCGCAGATCCTCAAACCCGTCCTCGTCCGGGCGCAGGAGCATCGCAAATGGCTGCCGGTGCACCCGGTGTCGCGGCGCACGTGGCCCAACGGCCGGGTCACGCACGAGGAGTTGCGCCCGCTCAAGGTGGTGGCCGCGCGGCTGCCCTGCCGCTACGCCAACCCGGGCCGGTTCGTCGCTGGCCGGCCACTGGTGCAGGGGATGCGTGTGGCACTGGCGACCGAGGTGGACCACACCCACGAGGAACTCATCGAGCGCATCCTGCGCGCCGGGCTGGCCTACACCGAGTCGGTGGACGCCCACACGTCGCTGGTCGTGTGCGATGCCGGTGCCCCGGAGCAGGGTAAAGGTTTCCAGGCCGGGGACTTCGGGGTGCCGTTGATGGGCTCGGCTGACTTCCTGCGCTCGCTGGACATCGTGGTCGGAGGGACCGCCGTCGAGGACTTCACCGACCCCGACGACGCCGAGGATCAACTGGCGCTGTTCTGA
- a CDS encoding FMN-binding glutamate synthase family protein codes for MGHSTDDRARLGLRESATFDRATIAAIQRAADTGVYDIRGWGAKRRLPHFDDLLFLGTSMSRYPLEGYRERCATDVVLGDRNAKHPLHLAIPVTIAGMSFGALSGPAKEALGRGASEVGTSTTTGDGGMTPEERGQSKHLVYQYLPSRYGMNPDDLRKADAIEVVLGQGAKPGGGGMLLGQKISERVAAMRTLPQGIDQRSACRHPDWTGPDDLTIKINELREITDWEKPIYVKVGATRTYYDVKLAVHAGADVVVVDGMQGGTAATQEVFIEHVGIPTLAAIPEAVRALQELGVHRAGASGTPGKTGVQLIVSGGIRNGADVAKALALGADAVAIGTAALIALGDNHPRYAADYEKLGSAAGFYDDYQDGNDPAGISTQDPELAARLDPVAAGRRLANYLRVLTMEAQTIARACGKSHVCHLEPDDLVAVSIEAAAMARVPLAGTRWIPGL; via the coding sequence ATGGGCCATTCCACCGACGACCGCGCCCGCCTCGGCCTGCGCGAGTCCGCCACCTTCGACCGCGCCACCATCGCCGCGATCCAGCGCGCCGCCGACACCGGCGTCTACGACATCCGCGGCTGGGGCGCCAAGCGCCGGCTCCCCCACTTCGACGATCTGTTGTTCCTCGGAACCTCGATGTCGCGGTATCCGCTGGAGGGGTACCGCGAGCGGTGCGCCACCGACGTGGTGCTCGGTGACCGGAACGCCAAGCACCCTCTGCACCTGGCCATTCCGGTCACCATCGCCGGCATGAGCTTCGGCGCGCTGTCCGGTCCGGCCAAGGAGGCGCTGGGCCGCGGCGCCAGCGAGGTCGGCACGTCGACGACCACCGGTGACGGGGGCATGACGCCCGAGGAGCGGGGCCAGAGCAAGCACCTGGTGTATCAGTACCTGCCGTCGCGCTACGGGATGAACCCCGACGACCTGCGCAAGGCCGACGCGATCGAGGTGGTGCTCGGCCAGGGCGCCAAACCCGGCGGCGGTGGAATGCTGTTGGGGCAGAAGATCTCCGAACGCGTCGCCGCGATGCGCACACTGCCCCAGGGCATCGACCAGCGTTCGGCCTGTCGCCATCCCGACTGGACCGGACCCGACGATCTGACCATCAAGATCAATGAGCTCAGGGAGATCACCGACTGGGAGAAGCCGATCTACGTCAAGGTCGGCGCCACCCGCACCTACTACGACGTGAAGCTCGCCGTGCACGCCGGCGCGGACGTCGTCGTGGTCGACGGCATGCAGGGCGGCACCGCCGCCACGCAGGAGGTCTTCATCGAACACGTCGGCATCCCGACGCTCGCCGCGATTCCCGAGGCGGTGCGGGCGCTGCAGGAGTTGGGGGTTCACAGGGCCGGGGCGAGCGGGACGCCAGGAAAGACCGGAGTCCAGTTGATCGTGTCGGGCGGCATCCGCAACGGCGCCGATGTCGCCAAGGCGCTGGCGCTCGGCGCCGACGCGGTCGCGATCGGCACGGCCGCGCTGATCGCGCTGGGCGACAACCATCCCCGGTATGCCGCCGACTACGAGAAGCTCGGCAGCGCCGCGGGTTTCTACGACGACTACCAGGACGGCAACGACCCGGCCGGAATCAGCACGCAGGACCCCGAGCTCGCCGCCCGGCTCGACCCGGTCGCCGCCGGCCGGCGACTGGCCAACTACCTGCGGGTGCTCACGATGGAGGCGCAGACCATCGCCCGCGCATGCGGCAAATCCCACGTGTGCCACCTCGAACCCGACGATCTCGTCGCGGTCAGCATCGAGGCCGCCGCGATGGCGCGGGTGCCGCTGGCCGGTACCCGCTGGATTCCGGGACTATGA
- a CDS encoding GltB/FmdC/FwdC-like GXGXG domain-containing protein produces the protein MEQVATRYDLGTTALREVNAALHAPDVHGEFVIEHPAGAHNVAVGLDAPLTVTIDGHVGYYAAGMNQHADVVINGNAGTGVAENMMSGSVWVKGNASQSAGATAHGGLLVIEGNAAARCGISMKGVDIVVGGDVGHMSAFMAQAGRLVVRGDAGEALGDSLYEARIYVRGDVASLGADCVAKPMRPEHLRELVELLKAAGFEGDDPGAYTRYGSARSLYHFHVDNAASY, from the coding sequence ATGGAGCAGGTAGCCACGCGCTACGACCTGGGCACCACGGCGCTGCGCGAGGTCAACGCGGCACTGCACGCACCGGATGTGCACGGCGAGTTCGTCATCGAGCATCCCGCCGGCGCGCACAACGTCGCCGTCGGTCTCGACGCCCCGCTCACCGTCACGATCGACGGCCATGTCGGCTACTACGCCGCGGGCATGAACCAGCACGCCGACGTCGTGATCAACGGCAACGCCGGCACCGGGGTGGCCGAGAACATGATGAGCGGCTCGGTGTGGGTGAAGGGCAACGCGTCGCAGTCCGCGGGAGCGACGGCACACGGCGGTCTGCTGGTGATCGAGGGCAACGCCGCTGCCCGGTGCGGCATCTCGATGAAGGGAGTGGACATCGTCGTGGGCGGCGACGTCGGCCACATGAGCGCGTTCATGGCGCAGGCGGGCCGACTCGTCGTGCGCGGTGACGCAGGTGAGGCGCTCGGCGACTCCCTCTACGAGGCCCGCATCTACGTGCGTGGTGACGTCGCCTCGCTGGGGGCGGACTGTGTCGCCAAACCGATGCGCCCCGAACACCTACGCGAACTCGTGGAACTCCTCAAGGCGGCGGGATTCGAAGGTGACGACCCCGGCGCTTACACCCGCTACGGGTCGGCCCGTTCGCTCTACCACTTCCACGTCGACAACGCTGCGAGCTACTGA
- the leuA gene encoding 2-isopropylmalate synthase: MTDSFPTNYTPGADAFSSVRTITTPAGAPHPGQPAWNTQRGSSMPVNRYRSFADEVPGGSPASGSVPIPFDRTWPDKAITTAPMWCAVDLRDGNQALIDPMSPARKRRMFDLLVRMGYKEIEVGFPSASQTDFDFVREIIEQGAIPDDVTIQVLTQCRPELIERTFLACQGAPRAIVHFYNSTSILQRRVVFRADRDAVKKIATDGARMCVDEARKYPGTQWRFEYSPESYTGTELEYAVEVCNAVADIVEPTPDVPLIVNLPATVEMATPNVYADSIEWMSRNLARRESIILSLHPHNDRGTAVAAAELGYAAGADRIEGCLFGNGERTGNVCLVTLGLNLFSRGVDPQIDFSNIDEIRRTVEYCNQLPVHERHPYGGDLVYTAFSGSHQDAINKGLDAMKFDADAADKDVDDILWQVPYLPIDPKDVGRTYEAVIRVNSQSGKGGVAYIMKADHGLALPRRLQIEFSQAIQAITDGEGGEVSPKEMWDAFYEEYLAPVSPLERMRQRVDAAEVDGGTDTITAVVKVDGEEREIVGAGNGPLAAFCDALGAIGYDVNVLDYSEHAMSSGEEAQAAAYVEASIGGKTVWGVGIATSITTASLRAVVSAVNRAARN, translated from the coding sequence ATGACCGATTCTTTTCCCACGAACTACACCCCTGGCGCCGACGCCTTCAGCTCGGTACGCACCATCACCACGCCCGCCGGCGCACCTCATCCCGGCCAGCCCGCATGGAACACCCAGCGCGGCTCGTCGATGCCGGTGAATCGGTATCGCAGTTTCGCGGACGAGGTACCGGGCGGGAGCCCGGCGTCGGGCTCAGTGCCGATTCCTTTCGACCGCACGTGGCCGGACAAAGCCATCACCACCGCACCGATGTGGTGCGCGGTGGACCTGCGCGACGGCAACCAGGCGCTGATCGACCCGATGAGCCCGGCCCGCAAGCGCCGCATGTTCGATCTGCTGGTGCGGATGGGCTACAAGGAGATCGAGGTCGGTTTCCCGTCGGCCAGCCAGACCGACTTCGACTTCGTCCGGGAGATCATCGAACAGGGCGCCATCCCCGACGACGTCACCATCCAGGTGCTGACGCAGTGCCGCCCCGAGCTGATCGAGCGCACGTTCCTGGCCTGCCAGGGTGCGCCCCGGGCGATCGTGCACTTCTACAACTCGACGTCGATCCTGCAGCGCCGCGTGGTGTTCCGCGCCGACCGCGATGCCGTCAAGAAGATCGCCACCGACGGTGCGCGGATGTGCGTCGACGAGGCCCGCAAGTATCCCGGCACACAGTGGCGGTTCGAGTACTCGCCGGAGTCCTACACCGGCACCGAACTGGAGTACGCCGTCGAGGTCTGCAATGCCGTCGCTGACATCGTCGAGCCCACGCCGGACGTCCCGCTGATCGTCAATCTGCCTGCCACCGTCGAGATGGCCACCCCCAACGTCTACGCCGACTCCATCGAGTGGATGAGCCGCAACCTGGCCCGCCGCGAGTCGATCATCCTGAGCCTGCATCCGCACAACGACCGCGGAACCGCCGTCGCCGCAGCCGAATTGGGCTACGCCGCCGGTGCGGACCGCATCGAGGGCTGCCTGTTCGGCAACGGCGAGCGCACCGGCAACGTGTGCCTGGTGACGCTGGGGCTGAACCTGTTCAGCCGCGGCGTGGACCCGCAGATCGACTTCTCCAACATCGACGAGATCCGCCGCACCGTCGAGTACTGCAACCAGCTGCCGGTGCACGAACGTCACCCCTACGGTGGCGATCTGGTCTACACGGCGTTCTCCGGCAGCCACCAGGACGCCATCAACAAGGGCCTGGACGCCATGAAATTCGACGCTGATGCTGCCGACAAGGATGTCGACGACATCCTGTGGCAGGTCCCCTACCTGCCGATCGACCCGAAGGACGTCGGACGCACGTACGAGGCCGTGATCCGGGTCAATTCACAGTCGGGCAAGGGCGGCGTCGCCTACATCATGAAGGCCGACCACGGGCTGGCCCTGCCGCGGCGGCTGCAGATCGAGTTCTCCCAGGCCATTCAGGCCATCACCGACGGTGAGGGCGGCGAGGTGTCGCCCAAGGAGATGTGGGACGCGTTCTACGAGGAGTACCTGGCGCCGGTCAGCCCGCTGGAGCGGATGCGGCAACGGGTCGACGCCGCGGAGGTCGACGGGGGCACCGACACCATCACCGCGGTGGTCAAGGTCGACGGTGAGGAACGCGAGATCGTCGGCGCCGGAAACGGACCGCTGGCCGCGTTCTGCGATGCGCTGGGTGCGATCGGTTACGACGTCAACGTGCTGGACTACTCCGAGCACGCGATGTCCTCGGGCGAGGAGGCCCAGGCCGCCGCCTACGTGGAAGCGTCGATCGGCGGCAAAACCGTGTGGGGCGTCGGGATCGCGACGTCGATCACCACGGCGTCGCTGCGCGCCGTGGTCTCCGCGGTGAACCGCGCCGCCCGGAACTGA
- a CDS encoding DUF559 domain-containing protein gives MNRVILGGEAVRAGVVTRHELRRDYTTLYRGVFVRKAIEVTLRDRAIGAWLATGRKGVIAGAAASALHGAPWIDVDLPIEVAGVRARPQHGLIIRGFALSGDEITRRCGLPVTTRARTALDVGRLSSRAEALARLDALMWNQPYSLEGVAAIADRRPKLQGLGQLRDLLPLVDGGAASPRESRMRLWLLDCGFPRPETQIPIVTGSRPVAFLDMGWPKFKVAVEYDGDHHRKDRKQYVKDIGRLRMLEQMGWIVIRVIAEERTAEWLDRVEAALRGRGCVLDPSDTQQFVRKLAA, from the coding sequence ATGAACAGAGTGATTCTCGGGGGAGAGGCCGTCCGAGCCGGTGTGGTCACCCGGCATGAGTTGCGGCGCGACTACACGACGCTGTATCGCGGGGTGTTCGTGCGGAAGGCCATCGAGGTCACGTTGCGGGACCGGGCGATCGGTGCGTGGCTGGCGACCGGTCGTAAGGGAGTCATCGCGGGTGCAGCCGCCTCAGCATTGCACGGAGCGCCGTGGATCGACGTCGACCTCCCGATCGAGGTCGCCGGGGTCCGGGCCCGCCCGCAACACGGACTGATCATCCGCGGCTTCGCGCTGTCGGGCGACGAGATCACCAGACGCTGCGGACTTCCCGTCACCACACGGGCACGGACGGCCCTCGACGTCGGTCGCCTATCGAGCCGGGCGGAGGCTCTGGCTCGCCTTGATGCCTTGATGTGGAATCAGCCCTATTCCCTCGAGGGGGTGGCCGCGATTGCGGATCGGCGGCCGAAGTTGCAGGGCCTCGGCCAACTGCGCGATCTGCTGCCCCTTGTCGATGGCGGCGCGGCATCGCCCCGGGAAAGCCGGATGCGACTGTGGTTGTTGGACTGCGGGTTTCCGCGACCTGAGACACAGATCCCGATTGTGACCGGCTCACGGCCCGTTGCTTTTCTCGACATGGGTTGGCCAAAGTTCAAGGTCGCTGTCGAATACGACGGTGATCACCACCGGAAGGACCGCAAGCAGTATGTCAAGGACATCGGACGGCTGCGGATGCTGGAGCAGATGGGGTGGATAGTGATTCGCGTGATCGCCGAGGAACGAACTGCCGAGTGGTTGGACCGCGTAGAGGCCGCATTGCGTGGTCGTGGGTGTGTGCTCGATCCGAGTGACACCCAACAGTTCGTGAGGAAGCTGGCGGCCTAG